Genomic DNA from Chloroflexota bacterium:
CCGCCAGACGCGCCAGCCGGCTTTTATTCTCTGAAGGTGGGACTCTATGACGCCGACACTCAGCAACGCCTACAGATCTCTGAACCAACCCTTCAGCCTGTGGGCGACACGGTTACTTTAGCCGAAATCCGCATCCAAAAGCAGGCCCCTTGAATCATCGGGCCGGCTCGGTGATGGGTCTGGGTCGGGCATCACTTCAATGAGCATTGCCGGCAAAACGGCATCACTGCAATCCTCGCGATAGCCGCAACGCGGACACACAACTTTGCAGTGAATGCCAACCAGCGTTTCACCGCACCGCAAACAAGCAACAGGGTTCACCAGGTGCCTCGACTCTTCACCGTGCGCCGCCGCCGGGTCACTTCCTCGCCAACTTCCTGCAACAAGGCCGTCTTCACTTCCTGCGGCACGTCCTTCCAGTGCAACTCCATCAGCGCGCCCTGGAGGGCATACAGCATGTTGAGCGTAACCTGATCGGGATAGGCCATTTTGACACGCCGGTAAGCCTCGACGACGCCGACGTTGTGCAGGTCTTCGGCTGAGGCAATGCCCACTGCCTCGATCCCGTGTTGCCGACCCGATGGCGGGACCTCCCGCGCCTCTCGACCCTCATGCCCGTGTGAGCCATGGACCAGATCCTTCTCGGCGCCCTCCTGCTGGTCCCCGTCTGCCTGCTGTACTGGACCGTCGTTACCCGGCAGCACCGCGCC
This window encodes:
- a CDS encoding TfoX/Sxy family DNA transformation protein, which codes for MGIASAEDLHNVGVVEAYRRVKMAYPDQVTLNMLYALQGALMELHWKDVPQEVKTALLQEVGEEVTRRRRTVKSRGTW